One Brachybacterium aquaticum genomic region harbors:
- a CDS encoding MFS transporter: MTPSPRISPQDAPAAPDDSAAPARSRVRRPVGAVLAVLAVATIAVNLRPGATGVGPLMEQIVAEYGQGAVASGLLTALPCLAFGVLGLLAVPISRRLGLTGSLVASFVVTAIALLLRPGAEVFWLFVLLSVLGLLGPALGNVLVPAWVKLHGSTRTVGLMTLYSVTLALGGAAGPTLAVPLAGGTVEGWRISLAFWGILIAVPVVVWAVVLTRTGHDFPPAPPRGELPGSLLRSPTAIALTFLFAMQSLNAYTQFGMLPQILTDVGVSPVGAGVLVGVISGWGFVGGLVMPSVIARARGLQWIVASFGVLTVIGYLGLLFAPTVSPLLWACVLGLGGFAFPTAIALLPARTRSPLVTARLSGATQPIGYLIAAAGPFIAGALLEATGTTASVLWFLAGTGVLLAIAGFRAALPRTVDDEIAR; encoded by the coding sequence GTGACCCCCTCTCCCCGCATCTCTCCCCAGGACGCACCTGCCGCACCCGACGACTCCGCAGCCCCCGCGCGCTCGCGGGTCCGCCGCCCCGTCGGCGCCGTGCTCGCGGTGCTGGCGGTCGCGACCATCGCGGTGAACCTGCGCCCCGGCGCGACCGGCGTCGGCCCGTTGATGGAGCAGATCGTCGCTGAGTACGGCCAGGGCGCGGTCGCCTCCGGCCTGCTGACCGCCCTGCCCTGCCTCGCCTTCGGCGTGCTCGGTCTGCTCGCCGTGCCGATCTCGCGCCGGCTCGGTCTCACCGGCTCGTTGGTCGCCTCCTTCGTGGTCACCGCGATCGCGCTGCTGCTGCGCCCCGGGGCCGAGGTGTTCTGGCTGTTCGTGCTGCTGTCGGTGCTGGGCCTGCTCGGTCCCGCGCTCGGCAACGTGCTGGTCCCGGCATGGGTGAAGCTCCACGGCAGCACCCGCACCGTCGGTCTCATGACCCTGTATTCGGTCACCCTCGCCCTCGGCGGCGCGGCCGGTCCCACCCTCGCCGTGCCGCTGGCCGGCGGGACCGTCGAGGGATGGCGGATCTCGCTCGCGTTCTGGGGGATCCTCATCGCGGTGCCGGTGGTGGTGTGGGCGGTGGTGCTCACACGCACCGGCCACGACTTCCCGCCCGCCCCGCCGCGCGGCGAGCTGCCCGGCTCGCTGCTGCGCTCTCCGACCGCGATCGCGCTGACCTTCCTGTTCGCCATGCAGTCCCTGAACGCCTACACCCAGTTCGGGATGCTCCCGCAGATCCTCACCGACGTCGGGGTCAGCCCCGTCGGGGCCGGGGTGCTGGTGGGCGTGATCTCCGGCTGGGGCTTCGTGGGCGGGCTCGTCATGCCCTCGGTCATCGCCCGCGCCCGCGGACTGCAGTGGATCGTGGCGAGCTTCGGGGTGCTCACGGTCATCGGCTACCTCGGCCTGCTCTTCGCCCCGACCGTCAGCCCGCTGCTGTGGGCATGCGTGCTCGGCCTCGGCGGCTTCGCCTTCCCCACCGCGATCGCCCTGCTCCCGGCCCGCACCCGCTCGCCGCTGGTGACCGCGCGACTGTCCGGCGCCACCCAGCCCATCGGCTATCTCATTGCCGCGGCCGGCCCCTTCATCGCCGGCGCCCTGCTGGAGGCCACCGGCACCACCGCGTCGGTGCTGTGGTTCCTCGCCGGCACCGGCGTGCTCCTCGCGATCGCCGGGTTCCGCGCCGCCCTGCCCCGAACCGTCGACGACGAGATCGCCCGCTGA
- a CDS encoding solute carrier family 23 protein, which translates to MTSAATAPAPDAPAERAVHPVDQVPPPARLTVLSIQHVLAFYAGAVIVPLLIASGLNLTPEQTIHLINADLFTCGIATLIQSVGFWKVGVRLPIIQGVTTTAVSPIIAIGLAATGGEGGAEGLPMIYGSIIVAGLFTFLVAPYFARILRFFPPVVIGTVLTTMGITLLGVSAGDITNYAEGTPATRDILYALGTLAVIVLVQRFFRGFLGTIAVLLGLVIGTGVAVLLGDTSFSGVTEASAFEVTTPFYFGIPTFSLTAIISMIIVMLITMVETTGDVFAAGEIVGKRIRPKDISAAIRADGLSTLLGGVLNSFPYTCFAQNIGLVRLTRVKSRWVVAGAGVIMIVLGVLPKAGAVVAAIPSPVLGGASLALFASVALVGIQTLSKVDLTDNRNSVIVGTSLGLAMLVSFKPDIAGVFPSWAQVFVSSGVTVGAMSAIVLNLVFFHLGRQRGANVATDASGRRIGIEDVNAMDRGAFVSTFGTLFNGATWPLERAWESRPFADAPALRAAIEDAVLTADRADQDALIAAYPDMATLVTADEEQAGRISQDVGSFALENLTDEDVEQVRDLSQRYTEKFGLPFVAFLGRTDSFAQIVADGVRRLDHSPEHERRVALTEVAEIAGDRFGIMVADANPVGSAWARKFESLQ; encoded by the coding sequence ATGACCTCCGCCGCCACCGCACCCGCCCCGGACGCTCCCGCCGAGCGCGCCGTGCACCCCGTCGACCAGGTGCCGCCGCCCGCCCGGCTCACCGTGCTCTCGATCCAGCACGTGCTCGCGTTCTACGCGGGCGCGGTGATCGTGCCGCTGCTGATCGCCTCGGGCCTGAACCTCACCCCCGAGCAGACGATCCACCTGATCAACGCGGACCTGTTCACCTGCGGCATCGCGACCCTGATCCAGTCGGTCGGGTTCTGGAAGGTGGGCGTGCGCCTGCCGATCATCCAGGGCGTGACCACCACCGCGGTGTCCCCGATCATCGCGATCGGCCTGGCTGCCACCGGCGGCGAGGGCGGCGCCGAGGGGCTGCCGATGATCTACGGCTCGATCATCGTCGCGGGCCTGTTCACGTTCCTGGTCGCCCCGTACTTCGCGCGGATCCTGCGGTTCTTCCCGCCGGTCGTGATCGGCACCGTGCTGACCACCATGGGCATCACGCTGCTGGGCGTCTCCGCCGGGGACATCACCAACTACGCCGAGGGCACCCCCGCCACGCGCGACATCCTTTACGCGCTCGGCACCCTGGCCGTGATCGTGCTGGTCCAGCGGTTCTTCCGCGGGTTCCTCGGCACCATCGCGGTGCTGCTGGGTCTGGTGATCGGCACGGGCGTGGCCGTGCTGCTCGGGGACACCTCGTTCTCCGGAGTCACCGAGGCCTCCGCCTTCGAGGTCACCACCCCCTTCTACTTCGGCATCCCGACCTTCTCCCTCACCGCGATCATCTCGATGATCATCGTCATGCTGATCACGATGGTGGAGACCACCGGCGACGTCTTCGCCGCCGGTGAGATCGTCGGCAAGCGCATCCGTCCCAAGGACATCTCCGCCGCGATCCGGGCCGACGGCCTGTCCACCCTGCTCGGCGGCGTGCTGAACTCCTTCCCCTACACCTGCTTCGCCCAGAACATCGGCCTGGTGCGGCTGACCCGCGTGAAGTCCCGCTGGGTCGTGGCGGGCGCGGGCGTGATCATGATCGTCCTCGGCGTGCTGCCCAAGGCCGGCGCCGTGGTCGCCGCGATCCCCTCCCCCGTGCTGGGCGGTGCGTCGCTGGCGCTGTTCGCATCGGTCGCCCTCGTGGGCATCCAGACCCTGTCCAAGGTGGACCTCACCGACAACCGCAACTCGGTGATCGTGGGGACCTCGCTGGGTCTGGCGATGCTGGTGAGCTTCAAGCCCGACATCGCCGGGGTGTTCCCCTCCTGGGCGCAGGTGTTCGTCTCCTCCGGCGTGACCGTGGGAGCGATGTCCGCGATCGTGCTGAACCTGGTGTTCTTCCACCTGGGCCGCCAGCGCGGCGCGAACGTCGCCACCGACGCCTCGGGCCGCCGCATCGGCATCGAGGACGTGAACGCCATGGACCGGGGCGCGTTCGTCTCCACCTTCGGCACCCTGTTCAACGGCGCGACCTGGCCGCTCGAGCGGGCCTGGGAGTCCCGTCCCTTCGCCGACGCGCCCGCGCTGCGCGCCGCGATCGAGGACGCGGTCCTCACCGCCGACCGCGCCGACCAGGACGCCCTGATCGCCGCCTACCCCGACATGGCGACCCTCGTGACGGCCGACGAGGAGCAGGCCGGGCGGATCAGCCAGGACGTGGGCTCCTTCGCCCTGGAGAACCTCACCGACGAGGACGTGGAGCAGGTCCGCGACCTCTCCCAGCGCTACACCGAGAAGTTCGGGCTGCCGTTCGTGGCGTTCCTGGGCCGCACCGACTCGTTCGCGCAGATCGTGGCCGACGGGGTGCGGCGCCTGGACCACTCCCCCGAGCACGAGCGCCGTGTGGCCCTCACCGAGGTCGCCGAGATCGCCGGGGACCGCTTCGGGATCATGGTCGCCGACGCGAACCCCGTGGGCAGCGCCTGGGCGCGGAAGTTCGAGTCGCTGCAGTAA
- a CDS encoding OsmC family peroxiredoxin → MARTVVSNASTAWTGDLISGSGSTTLDTSKLGTMDVSWKARAEDAEQGTTSPEELIGAAHSACYTMQFSNMLAENGTPPTSMDTAAAVSFNAGEGGITGIALTVSAKVDGIDEADFQRLAEEAKQTCPVSKALAGVDITLEASLA, encoded by the coding sequence ATGGCCCGCACCGTCGTCAGCAACGCCTCCACCGCCTGGACCGGGGATCTGATCTCCGGCTCCGGCTCGACCACCCTGGACACCTCGAAGCTCGGCACGATGGACGTGTCCTGGAAGGCCCGTGCCGAGGACGCGGAGCAGGGCACCACCTCGCCCGAGGAGCTGATCGGCGCCGCCCACAGCGCCTGCTACACGATGCAGTTCTCGAACATGCTCGCCGAGAACGGCACCCCGCCCACCTCGATGGACACCGCCGCCGCGGTGAGCTTCAACGCCGGCGAGGGCGGCATCACCGGCATCGCCCTGACCGTCTCCGCGAAGGTCGACGGCATCGACGAGGCCGACTTCCAGCGCCTGGCCGAGGAGGCCAAGCAGACCTGCCCGGTCTCCAAGGCCCTCGCGGGCGTGGACATCACCCTCGAGGCCTCGCTGGCCTGA
- a CDS encoding solute symporter family protein, protein MEFGNPILNIAIFLAFVVVTLVVVIRVSRQNVTAGDFYHGGRAFSGRQNGIAIAGDYLSAASFLGIVGAVALYGYDGLLYSVGFLVAWLVALLLVAEPLRNTAKYTMADVLSFRMRQRPVRTAAATSTLAVTFFYLLAQMAGAGALVSLLIGIEGRVGQSLVIAIVGVVMIAYVLIGGMKGTTWVQIIKAVLLVSAVGITTVWILAMNGFNLSEVLGRAVETHPDGATILEPMHQYGSTAASKLGFVSLAIALVFGAAGLPHVLMRFYTVPTAKEARRSVVWAIGLIGFFYLCTMVLGFAAAYMVGVDVIGTLPGGSNSAAPALAYALGGTVLMGIISAVAFATILAVVAGLTITASASFAHDIYNGVLKNGQAEPAKEVAVARRTAVVIGGVSIIGGILAAEQNVAFLVSLAFAVAASANLPSILYSLYWKRFNTRGSLWSIYGGLGSALFLIIFSPVVSGSPTAMFSGVDFSWFPLTNPAIISVPLGFFLGWLGSVTSSEHDELKQAEMEVRSMTGAGAEKATQPH, encoded by the coding sequence ATGGAGTTCGGCAACCCGATCCTGAACATCGCGATCTTCCTCGCGTTCGTGGTGGTCACCCTCGTGGTGGTCATCCGCGTCTCCCGCCAGAACGTGACCGCCGGCGACTTCTACCACGGCGGCCGCGCCTTCTCCGGCCGGCAGAACGGCATCGCGATCGCGGGCGACTACCTCTCGGCCGCCTCGTTCCTCGGCATCGTCGGAGCGGTCGCGCTGTACGGCTACGACGGTCTGCTCTACTCCGTCGGCTTCCTCGTCGCGTGGCTGGTGGCGCTGCTGCTGGTCGCCGAGCCGCTGCGCAACACCGCGAAGTACACGATGGCGGACGTGCTCAGCTTCCGCATGCGCCAGCGCCCCGTGCGCACGGCCGCGGCGACCTCCACCCTCGCCGTCACCTTCTTCTACCTGCTCGCCCAGATGGCCGGCGCCGGCGCCCTGGTCTCGCTGCTCATCGGCATCGAGGGCCGCGTGGGCCAGTCGCTCGTGATCGCGATCGTGGGCGTGGTGATGATCGCCTACGTGCTCATCGGCGGCATGAAGGGCACCACCTGGGTGCAGATCATCAAGGCGGTGCTGCTGGTCAGCGCCGTCGGCATCACCACCGTGTGGATCCTCGCGATGAACGGCTTCAACCTCTCCGAGGTCCTCGGCCGTGCGGTCGAGACGCATCCGGACGGCGCCACCATCCTCGAGCCGATGCACCAGTACGGCTCCACCGCCGCCTCCAAGCTCGGCTTCGTCTCCCTCGCCATCGCGCTCGTGTTCGGCGCGGCCGGCCTGCCCCACGTGCTGATGCGCTTCTACACCGTGCCCACCGCCAAGGAGGCGCGGCGCTCGGTGGTGTGGGCGATCGGCCTGATCGGCTTCTTCTACCTGTGCACCATGGTGCTCGGCTTCGCCGCGGCGTACATGGTGGGCGTGGACGTGATCGGCACCCTGCCCGGCGGCTCGAACTCCGCCGCCCCCGCCCTCGCCTACGCGCTCGGCGGCACCGTGCTGATGGGCATCATCTCCGCCGTCGCCTTCGCGACAATTCTCGCGGTGGTGGCGGGCCTGACGATCACGGCGTCGGCCTCCTTCGCGCACGACATCTACAACGGCGTGCTGAAGAACGGCCAGGCCGAGCCCGCCAAGGAGGTCGCCGTCGCCCGACGGACCGCGGTCGTGATCGGCGGCGTCTCGATCATCGGCGGCATCCTCGCCGCGGAGCAGAACGTGGCCTTCCTGGTCTCGCTCGCCTTCGCCGTTGCCGCCAGCGCCAACCTGCCCTCGATCCTGTACTCCCTGTACTGGAAGCGGTTCAACACCCGCGGCTCGCTGTGGAGCATCTACGGGGGCCTGGGCAGCGCGCTGTTCCTGATCATCTTCTCGCCCGTCGTCTCCGGCTCGCCGACGGCGATGTTCTCCGGCGTGGACTTCTCCTGGTTCCCGCTGACCAACCCCGCGATCATCTCGGTGCCGCTGGGCTTCTTCCTCGGCTGGCTCGGCTCGGTCACCTCCTCGGAGCACGACGAGCTCAAGCAGGCCGAGATGGAGGTCCGCTCCATGACCGGCGCCGGCGCGGAGAAGGCCACCCAGCCGCACTGA
- a CDS encoding DUF485 domain-containing protein: MQKSEDFTRLRSSFRSFAIPMTISFLVWYFAYVLLSTYAEGFMSIPVLGNLNIGLLMGLSQFLMTFLITWLYIRHANKSLDPIAEKLRHELEGDL, encoded by the coding sequence GTGCAGAAGTCCGAGGACTTCACGCGGCTGCGCAGCAGCTTCCGCAGCTTCGCGATCCCCATGACCATCTCGTTCCTGGTCTGGTACTTCGCCTACGTGCTGCTGTCCACCTACGCCGAGGGTTTCATGTCGATCCCGGTGCTGGGCAACCTCAACATCGGCCTGCTGATGGGCCTGTCACAGTTCCTCATGACCTTCCTGATCACCTGGCTGTACATCCGCCACGCGAACAAGTCGCTGGACCCGATCGCGGAGAAGCTCCGCCACGAGCTGGAGGGTGATCTCTGA
- a CDS encoding arsenic metallochaperone ArsD family protein, with protein MADAASDPAAGAAPDASRLAALDIFLPSPPPDPERHEQFLDEAAALALEGHPITVYLQDEDAWAFAQCEPVADLLESAGDWALPVTLVGADIVVTAAYPTIAQMRRFAEAGTAPRAPKSAAAAACGPGGAPGTPGAPMPREAGGFAAQLLGVQAAKPRPVGGPEIGGRRNLMGGDHGDGLPDAGESAAR; from the coding sequence GTGGCTGACGCGGCGTCCGATCCCGCGGCGGGCGCAGCGCCCGACGCCTCCCGGCTCGCGGCGCTGGACATCTTCCTGCCCTCCCCGCCGCCCGACCCCGAGCGGCACGAGCAGTTCCTCGACGAGGCCGCGGCGCTCGCCCTCGAGGGCCACCCGATCACCGTCTACCTGCAGGACGAGGACGCCTGGGCCTTCGCGCAGTGCGAGCCGGTCGCGGACCTGCTCGAGTCCGCCGGGGACTGGGCGCTGCCGGTGACCCTGGTCGGCGCCGACATCGTCGTCACCGCCGCCTACCCGACCATCGCCCAGATGCGCCGCTTCGCCGAGGCCGGCACCGCCCCGCGCGCGCCGAAGAGCGCGGCGGCCGCGGCCTGCGGGCCGGGCGGTGCGCCCGGCACCCCCGGCGCGCCGATGCCGCGGGAGGCGGGAGGCTTCGCCGCCCAGCTGCTCGGCGTCCAGGCGGCCAAGCCCCGCCCCGTCGGCGGCCCCGAGATCGGCGGGCGCCGCAACCTCATGGGCGGCGACCACGGCGACGGCCTGCCCGACGCGGGGGAGTCCGCCGCGCGCTGA
- the dnaB gene encoding replicative DNA helicase, whose amino-acid sequence MTSTEAFEAGPDRGLERTPPQDLNAERGVLGGMMLSKDAIADVVETVRGNDFYRPAHEMIYEAIIDLYGRGEPADLVTVSDELSKRGELQRVGGGAYLADLIDMVPTAANAGFYAEIVVERAQLRRLVEAGTRIVQLGFAADGGEVDEVINEAQAQIYAVTERGQSEDFLPLGEVIDETLNAIEATQNRGGQVTGVPTGFAELDELTQGLHGGQMIIFAGRPAMGKTTLGMDVLRSASIHNGLTSVIFSLEMDKTEITMRLLSAESQVPMNRMRDGSMDDRDWQSMARAMSRIADAPLFMDDSANMSLMEIRAKCRRLKQKHDLKLVVIDYLQLMSSGKKVESRQQEVSEFSRALKLLAKEIDVPVIAISQLNRGSEQRTDKTPMMSDLRESGSIEQDADVILLIHREDYYEKESARAGEADLIVAKHRNGATKTIPVAFEGHYSRFKDMAGTGGGGFSG is encoded by the coding sequence GTGACTTCCACCGAGGCCTTCGAAGCCGGACCCGACCGCGGCCTGGAGCGCACCCCGCCCCAGGACCTCAACGCCGAGCGCGGCGTGCTGGGCGGCATGATGCTTTCCAAGGACGCGATCGCGGACGTCGTCGAGACCGTGCGCGGCAACGACTTCTATCGCCCCGCCCACGAGATGATCTACGAGGCGATCATCGACCTGTACGGTCGCGGCGAGCCGGCGGACCTCGTCACCGTCTCCGACGAGCTCTCCAAGCGCGGCGAGCTGCAGCGCGTGGGCGGGGGCGCCTATCTCGCCGACCTCATCGACATGGTCCCCACCGCCGCGAACGCCGGCTTCTACGCCGAGATCGTCGTCGAGCGCGCCCAGCTGCGTCGCCTCGTCGAGGCGGGCACCCGCATCGTCCAGCTCGGCTTCGCGGCCGACGGCGGCGAGGTGGACGAGGTCATCAACGAGGCCCAGGCCCAGATCTACGCGGTCACCGAGCGGGGCCAGAGCGAGGACTTCCTGCCGCTGGGCGAGGTGATCGACGAGACCCTCAACGCCATCGAGGCGACCCAGAACCGCGGCGGCCAGGTCACGGGCGTGCCCACCGGTTTCGCGGAGCTCGACGAGCTCACCCAGGGCCTCCACGGCGGGCAGATGATCATCTTCGCGGGACGCCCCGCCATGGGCAAGACGACCCTCGGCATGGACGTGCTGCGCTCCGCCTCGATCCACAACGGCCTGACCTCGGTCATCTTCTCCCTGGAGATGGACAAGACCGAGATCACGATGCGTCTGCTCTCGGCCGAGTCGCAGGTGCCGATGAACCGCATGCGCGACGGCTCGATGGACGACCGTGACTGGCAGTCGATGGCGCGGGCGATGAGCCGCATCGCCGATGCGCCGCTGTTCATGGACGACTCGGCGAACATGTCGCTGATGGAGATCCGGGCGAAGTGCCGCCGGCTCAAGCAGAAGCACGACCTCAAGCTCGTGGTCATCGACTACCTGCAGCTGATGAGCTCGGGCAAGAAGGTCGAGTCCCGCCAGCAGGAGGTCTCGGAGTTCTCCCGAGCCCTGAAGCTGCTGGCCAAGGAGATCGACGTGCCGGTCATCGCGATCTCGCAGCTGAACCGAGGCAGCGAGCAGCGCACCGACAAGACCCCGATGATGAGCGACCTGCGCGAGTCCGGCTCGATCGAGCAGGACGCCGACGTCATCCTCCTGATCCACCGCGAGGACTACTACGAGAAGGAGTCCGCGCGCGCCGGCGAGGCCGACCTGATCGTGGCCAAGCACCGCAACGGTGCGACCAAGACGATCCCCGTCGCCTTCGAGGGGCACTACTCGCGGTTCAAAGACATGGCCGGCACCGGAGGGGGCGGATTCAGTGGCTGA
- a CDS encoding DoxX family protein — protein sequence MGTAGRWGGPVARAPRGRAGAPAARVVLGVAFIAHGYQKLAVFGLAGATEAFRGMGVPAPELTAPAISVIELVGGIALVLDAFTGIAGVVLALEMLVAALLIHVPAGIYIENGGWELVGALGAGALLVAAFGAGRFSVDSVLRGRRGARSAAAAERPAAEREPVSA from the coding sequence CTGGGGACGGCAGGCCGGTGGGGAGGGCCGGTCGCGCGGGCACCTCGGGGGCGAGCGGGCGCCCCGGCCGCCCGCGTCGTCCTCGGCGTCGCCTTCATCGCCCACGGCTACCAGAAGCTCGCCGTCTTCGGCCTCGCCGGGGCGACCGAGGCCTTCCGGGGCATGGGCGTGCCCGCGCCCGAGCTCACCGCCCCCGCCATCTCCGTGATCGAACTGGTCGGCGGCATCGCGCTCGTCCTCGACGCATTCACGGGCATCGCCGGCGTCGTCCTCGCGCTCGAGATGCTCGTCGCAGCGCTGCTGATCCACGTGCCCGCCGGCATCTACATCGAGAACGGCGGCTGGGAGCTCGTCGGCGCGCTCGGCGCCGGCGCCCTGCTCGTCGCCGCCTTCGGCGCCGGTCGCTTCTCGGTCGACTCCGTGCTGCGCGGTCGGCGGGGCGCTCGCAGCGCCGCGGCCGCGGAGCGCCCCGCGGCCGAGCGCGAGCCCGTCTCCGCCTGA
- a CDS encoding PadR family transcriptional regulator: MSADPTPPVLSSEDAEWAQELASSWVEVYKKSATTLALLRIIREHGPIAAAGIAPLVLEATGWTLTESGLYRTLRRLADSGVLSARKVDVARTGAKRQDFALTPVGAEYLRRIEAELI; encoded by the coding sequence ATGAGCGCCGATCCGACGCCCCCCGTCCTGTCCTCGGAGGACGCCGAGTGGGCGCAAGAGCTCGCGAGCTCCTGGGTCGAGGTCTACAAGAAGTCGGCGACCACCCTCGCGCTGCTGCGGATCATCCGCGAGCACGGGCCGATCGCCGCCGCGGGTATCGCCCCGCTGGTGCTCGAGGCGACCGGGTGGACCCTCACCGAGAGCGGCCTCTACCGCACCCTGCGACGTCTCGCCGACTCCGGCGTGCTGAGCGCCCGGAAGGTCGACGTGGCCCGCACCGGGGCGAAGCGCCAGGACTTCGCGCTCACCCCGGTGGGGGCCGAGTACCTGCGCCGCATCGAGGCGGAGCTGATCTGA
- a CDS encoding bifunctional glycosyltransferase family 2/GtrA family protein, with amino-acid sequence MSLLPARRPVQSAVAESAPAAPAAPVVPGASAIPVPGGATASRAGGAVVLIPALDPGPELVDLVRELRTAGVGTVIVDDGSPERSAVTFDRCELLGAVVLHLPVNQGKGAALRRGFSLVASRFPGAGVVTADADGQHRLADVLQVREVLDARTAAGADPAIVLGVRTADRGAVPLRSRLGNAVSAAAFRAVSGVRLEDTQTGLRGVPSSLLAWSTTLPGDRYEYEYVQLVAAARAGIALHQVPISTVYIEDNASSHFRPLRDSGRVLGPVLAFAATGLGSFAVDTALFLGLAALGAPAWLALVLARVLSAAGNFTANRHLVFREGRRVPLGRSLLRYAALAAGVLAGGVLVVDALLALGESLLVAKLTADLLLFVLSYLVQRLVVFRDR; translated from the coding sequence ATGAGCCTGCTGCCTGCCCGCCGCCCCGTCCAGTCCGCTGTCGCCGAGTCCGCTCCCGCCGCTCCCGCCGCCCCTGTCGTCCCTGGCGCCTCCGCCATCCCCGTGCCCGGGGGTGCGACCGCCTCCCGCGCCGGCGGCGCCGTGGTGCTGATACCCGCTCTGGACCCGGGCCCTGAGCTGGTGGACCTGGTCCGGGAGCTCCGCACGGCCGGCGTCGGGACCGTGATCGTCGACGACGGCTCGCCCGAGCGGTCCGCCGTCACCTTCGACCGCTGCGAGCTGCTCGGCGCCGTGGTGCTCCACCTCCCGGTGAACCAGGGCAAGGGGGCCGCGCTGCGCCGGGGATTCTCACTGGTCGCCTCCCGGTTCCCCGGGGCGGGCGTGGTCACGGCCGATGCCGACGGCCAGCACCGCCTCGCCGATGTGCTGCAGGTGCGCGAGGTCCTGGACGCCCGCACCGCCGCCGGAGCGGATCCGGCGATCGTGCTCGGCGTCCGCACCGCGGACCGTGGAGCGGTCCCGCTGCGCTCCCGGCTCGGCAACGCCGTGAGCGCCGCCGCCTTCCGGGCGGTGTCGGGGGTGCGCCTCGAGGACACCCAGACGGGGCTGCGCGGGGTGCCGTCGAGCCTGCTGGCGTGGTCCACCACGCTGCCGGGGGACCGCTACGAGTACGAGTACGTCCAGCTGGTCGCCGCGGCCCGCGCCGGGATCGCCCTGCACCAGGTGCCGATCTCGACCGTGTACATCGAGGACAACGCGAGCAGCCACTTCCGGCCGCTGCGGGACTCGGGGCGCGTGCTGGGCCCCGTGCTGGCCTTCGCGGCCACAGGCCTGGGCTCCTTCGCCGTGGACACCGCACTGTTCCTGGGTCTGGCGGCGCTCGGCGCGCCGGCCTGGCTCGCCCTCGTCCTCGCCCGCGTCCTGAGCGCAGCCGGGAACTTCACCGCCAATCGGCACCTCGTGTTCCGGGAGGGCCGGCGCGTCCCGCTGGGGCGCTCGCTGCTGCGCTACGCGGCGCTCGCCGCCGGGGTGCTCGCCGGCGGCGTGCTGGTCGTCGACGCACTGCTCGCCCTCGGAGAGTCGCTGCTGGTCGCGAAGCTGACCGCCGACCTGCTGCTGTTCGTGCTCAGCTACCTGGTGCAGCGCCTGGTCGTGTTCCGGGACCGGTGA
- a CDS encoding phosphodiester glycosidase family protein, translated as MDTTSDTPPRPTTAPPHGPAPSRHGRRLSRRALLGGGVAVLAGTGGSAAWAYDRFLREKVQVSSISAAEQAAGTSESVAAVATDGSVTSTGYTSSTTTITMTSTSTGTGSDTITWYAAEVEVTDATVLRSAFADDEFGQNITEEPSAIAAAHDAVLAINGDYYGFRDTGIEIRNGVIYRDEPARDGLAFYDDGRIEVYDETATGAEQLLAEGVWQTLSFGPAVLLDGAVPDGIEDVEVDTNIGNHSIQGSQPRTAIGVIGDNHLVLLVVDGRDEGYSRGATLPELGEILSGLGCTTGYNLDGGGSSVMIFDGEVVTQPSNGGERATSDILYVAG; from the coding sequence ATGGACACGACCTCCGACACCCCGCCCCGCCCGACGACCGCCCCACCACACGGTCCCGCCCCGTCCCGCCATGGTCGGCGCCTCTCCCGGCGCGCCCTGCTCGGCGGCGGCGTCGCCGTCCTCGCCGGGACCGGAGGCTCCGCCGCCTGGGCCTACGACCGCTTCCTCAGGGAGAAGGTCCAGGTCTCCAGCATCTCCGCCGCGGAGCAGGCCGCCGGCACCTCCGAGTCGGTCGCCGCAGTCGCCACGGACGGCAGCGTCACCTCCACCGGGTACACCTCCTCGACCACCACCATCACGATGACGAGCACCTCCACCGGCACCGGCAGCGACACCATCACCTGGTACGCGGCGGAGGTCGAGGTCACCGACGCCACCGTGCTGCGCTCCGCCTTCGCCGACGACGAGTTCGGGCAGAACATCACCGAGGAGCCCAGCGCGATCGCCGCCGCCCACGATGCGGTGCTCGCGATCAACGGCGACTATTACGGCTTCCGCGACACCGGCATCGAGATCCGCAACGGCGTGATCTACCGCGACGAGCCCGCCCGCGACGGCCTCGCGTTCTACGACGACGGTCGGATCGAGGTGTACGACGAGACCGCCACCGGCGCCGAGCAGCTGCTCGCCGAGGGCGTGTGGCAGACACTCAGCTTCGGCCCGGCCGTGCTGCTCGACGGCGCGGTGCCGGACGGCATCGAGGACGTCGAGGTCGACACCAACATCGGCAACCATTCGATCCAGGGGAGCCAGCCCCGCACCGCCATCGGCGTGATCGGCGACAACCACCTCGTCCTCCTGGTGGTCGACGGCCGTGACGAGGGCTACTCACGCGGTGCGACCCTGCCCGAGCTCGGCGAGATCCTCTCGGGCCTCGGCTGCACCACGGGCTACAACCTCGACGGCGGCGGCTCCTCGGTGATGATCTTCGACGGGGAGGTCGTCACCCAGCCGTCCAACGGCGGCGAGCGCGCCACCAGCGACATCCTCTACGTGGCCGGGTGA